In one Lolium rigidum isolate FL_2022 chromosome 3, APGP_CSIRO_Lrig_0.1, whole genome shotgun sequence genomic region, the following are encoded:
- the LOC124701361 gene encoding transcription factor bHLH57-like: MPCPPLMERMQLQGPIITSLCWADAAVPGTASAAQVPFLALLQGAMGDGGAGMKREYGAYECRPAASDVDLLESCVTQAMATAPVVETPAATTRVGAERRRKRPRARPRATPPPEKRKKPEEAECQRMTHIAVERNRRRLMNDHLASLRALIPSDYIPRSDQATVVGGAIDYVKQLEQQLVALQALAAAQRGGGGATVGTAASAASDGVFVSPQYTSYSESRGIGGGVDVEAMAAVGGHVRVRVAGRRWPGRLVRAVAAMEDLRLAVLHLAVTSVGNDAVVYCFNLKIEDGCEVATADEVATVVHQIFAYAAGACC; the protein is encoded by the exons ATGCCCTGCCCTCCTCTAATGGAGAGGATGCAGCTGCAAGGCCCCATCATCACCTCCCTG TGCTGGGCGGACGCGGCGGTGCCGGGGACTGCGAGCGCCGCGCAGGTTCCGTTCCTGGCGCTGCTCCAGGGCGCCATGGGGGACGGCGGAGCTGGGATGAAGCGGGAGTACGGCGCATACGAGTGCCGCCCGGCTGCGTCTGACGTCGACCTGCTCGAAAGCTGCGTCACGCAGGCGATGGCGACGGCCCCGGTGGTCgagacgccggcggcgacgacaaGGGTTGGCGCGGAGAGGCGGAGGAAGCGGCCGAGGGCGCGCCCACGCGCCACGCCGCCTCCGGAGAAGCGCAAGAAGCCCGAGGAGGCCGAGTGCCAGCGGATGACGCACATCGCCGTCGAGCGTAACCGCCGCCGCCTCATGAACGACCACCTCGCTTCCCTCCGCGCCCTCATCCCCTCCGACTACATCCCACGA AGTGACCAAGCGACGGTGGTCGGCGGAGCGATCGACTACGTGAAGCAGCTGGAGCAGCAGCTGGTGGCGCTGCAGGCGTTGGCGGCGGCGCAGCGAGGCGGGGGAGGCGCCACGGTGGGGACGGCGGCCTCGGCCGCGTCGGACGGCGTGTTCGTGTCGCCGCAGTACACGAGCTACTCGGAGTCTcgcggcatcggcggcggcgtggacgtGGAGGCGATGGCCGCGGTGGGTGGCCACGTGCGGGTGCGCGTCgcggggaggaggtggccggggcggctcgtgcgcgccgtcgccgccatggagGACCTCAGGCTCGCCGTGCTGCACCTCGCGGTCACATCCGTCGGGAACGACGCCGTCGTCTACTGCTTCAACCTTAAG ATAGAGGACGGGTGCGAGGTAGCGACGGCTGACGAGGTGGCGACGGTGGTGCACCAGATCTTCGCCTACGCCGCCGGCGCGTGCTGCTGA